DNA sequence from the Candidatus Sulfuricurvum sp. RIFRC-1 genome:
TGATGACGATCGCAATAGCGCTTGACCAGACTTAAACCGATTCCATATCCCGGCATTGTAGTATCATTTTGGAAATAGCGATCATAAATGCGCATAAGCGTAATCTCATCCATTCCGGCGCCTTGATCGCAAAGGCTTAAAGTTTGATCGTGTAATTTTATCGTGATATGGGGTATTTGAGGTGAATATTTCACCCCATTTTCCACCAAATTATCAATCACTTTACCCAATCCGATCCGATCGCATTTAACGCTATAGGGTTCTATCTCCAAATTCCAAACGACCTTAGGATAAAGAGAACGCAAAAATCCTAAACGCTCTTCAAGGAGTTCACGCAGATCAAAAGAGTCAATTGATTCTCGTTCCGTCTGTTTCTTGATCAAATAATCAAGCTCGTTATAACGCTCTTTTAGCATCTCTGCCGCCGCTTCAATCCGCTCCAGACGTTTGAGAGACTTTTCATCATTATGCGTTTTACGAAGCATTTGAACATTCGCCGTAATGGTGTTAATCGGGAGGTTCAGTTCATGCAGTGTCTCTTTGGAGAAGCGTTCCAAATGGGCAAAATGCTCTCTCAGCGGGGTAATCGCGATTTTTGCCAAAACTCCCCCCACCACGAGGGTAATAATCAATGAGACGAAGGCGATAATTCCCCACTGCTCTACCCCTAAAACCTGATGAACGTAATAGATTCCGGCAATCAAAACACCGGTAGTCGTCACATAAAGTGATGCCAAAGCAATGGTAAAGCTACGAAACAAGGCGATATCCTACGCCGCGTATATTGACTATCGATTCTGAACCTATCTCTTGTTTGAGACGGTTGATGTACACCCGTATGGCCCCATCGCTAATCATCTCTGATGGGTTCCACAACGTATCCATAATCATCTCTTTGGTGACGATCTCTCCCGCATTTCGAATAAACAATGCCATCAGCTGATACTCTTTGAGCGAAAACGGGATCTCTCTTCCTTCCATCAACACACATTTATGAAGTTCATCGAGGCAAAGTTCTCCGACACAATGGCGTGCTTTCCCTTTGATACGGCGTAAAAGTGCATGAATACGCACCAGTAATTCATCGGTATGAAACGGTTTTTTGAGGTAATCGTCCGCACCGATTTCAAAGGCTTGAGAGAGCGTTTCAATCTCTTGATGGGAAGTCAGATAAATACTCGGGGTTAGATCATTGGCACGGCGCAGCTCTTTTAAAAGCGACAAACCGTCGATGAGGGGAACATTAATATCGAGAAGATAGAGATCAAACTGATTTTTATAGGTTTCATCGAGAGCTTCTTGACCGTTACGGCATAAGGATACCTCAAACCCCTCCTCTGCTAAGACATCAGCGATAGATTCGCCAAAGAGCAAATCATCTTCCAAGAGTAATATCTTAATCGACACGCTCTATCGACCACTTCAAAGTTTCCCCCGCTCGCATCGGGACGACAGTACCGTAAATATCAGGAACGACAAAATCGTGTTTCACTAACACCACCTCTTTGAATTCTGCACAAATACCATAAATTTGCTGGGCATTGTCACTCACGAATGCTTGAAGATTGTCCAATTTATCATGCGCTTCAAATACCTCACACAACAGCTGCAATGCGATTGGAGCGGTAAATACCCCTGCTCCGCATCCGCAAGATTCTTTCGTATGTTTGGGGTGCGGTGCGGAGTCGGAACCGAACATCACTTTCGGATGGGCTTCCAATGCAACTTTGAGCAAGGCGGCACGATCTTCGGGGCGTTTGGCTATCGGTTTGCAAAACAGATGCGGTCGAAGCATTCCCCCCGCCACATCATCGAGGGTAATGATGAGATGATGCACCGTAATAGTGGCGTAAAGATTCTCGTATTTATCCAACATCGCTACTGCATCGGCGGTGGTGATGTGCTCCATAATAATTTTCAGTTTTGGAAAGTTGATGGCCAGTTTTTCGTAAACACTCATAAACTCTGCTTCGCGATCCATCACAAATCCGTTGGTCTCGCCGTGAACCGAGAGGACAATTCCCAAATCCGACATCGCTTCGAGTGTTTCACGCATCGGTTCAATATCAAAGTTGACAACTCCCCCCTCGGAGTTGGTAGTAGCACCGCTCGGGTAAATTTTGATCGCCGTAATATGATCCTGAACATCTTCCAAGAACGCACGGCTGTAGTTTTGATAAAAGAGGGTCATGTAGGGCTCAAAATCATCCCGCCCGATCGCGTGTTTAATCCGTTTTTTGTACTCTTTCACCATCTCTTTCGTCGTTACGGGAGGGACAAGGTTGGGCATTATGAGCGCACCGCTAAAACTGTAGGAAGTAAGCGGAGCAACGGTCTCCAACATCTCACCATCACGCAGATGCAGATGCATATCCAGAGGCATTGTCAATGTAACCGTTTTCATTATTTCACCTCCAACTGATTTTTAGCTTCTTGGATCAATGCATTAAGCGCTTCTTCATAATGTTTAGCTTCATCTGCATCGGTCGATTCGAAACGGGTCACGAGGACAGGTGTCGTATTACTCGCCCGTACAAGTCCCCACCCTTGATCAAAAATAACCCGAACACCGTCAACATCGATAATCTCTTTGATCGGAGGAAAAGAAGCGGGAGGCGTTTGAAGCAACTCTTTTAGTTTTGCCATAAGAGGAAATTTCTCCTGTTCCGTTGTTTTGACTTTGATCTCTTCAGTCGAAAACACTTTCGGAAGTTTTGCAATCTCTGCATCGAGGTCCACCCCCTCCTTCACCAGTTCAAGCATACGCAACGTGGCATAGATCGCATCATCATACCCGAAATAGCGGTCGGCAAAAAAGACATGACCGCTCACTTCGCACGCTAAATCCGCATGAAGCTCTTTCATTTTGACTTTGAGATTGGAGTGTCCTGTTTTATACATCACCGCCGTCGCCCCGCGCGCGCGGAGAGTATCGTACATCACCTGCGAACATTTTACTTCGCCGATAACGGTCGGATTTTTCATCTTGAGGGCGAATAGCAGTGCCATCATGTCCCCCTTGATGTTGTTTTTAGGGGTCAATACGGCGATACGATCGGCATCACCGTCATACGCAAATGCGATATCACCCTCTGCCGATAAAAGTTTTTTGATATCCTCAAGGTTATGCTCTTCACTCGGATCGGGATGGTGATTCGGGAATGTTCCATCAGGATCGACATAAATTCCTTTGGTTTTGAGTCCTAATTCATTGAAAATATCTTCGATTGCCAAACCTGCAACCCCGTTTCCGCAGTCATACACGATCCGCTCATTCATCCCGCGCAAATGGCCAAACGACTCCACCATAAAACGTTTATAGCGCGAAAGTGCATCGATCTCAGTAACGTGACGCTCCACTTTCGGAGGAAACGGCAATGTCTCAATCTTGCGTCCGAGGGCATAAATCGATTCGCCGAAAAAAGGGAGCTTGTTAATCGTGATTTTAAAACCGTTATATTCGCTGGGGTTGTGCGAACCGGTAATCATTACCGAAGCGCAGGCTGTTTTTCCGCCAAAATCCTGATAGTTGCAAAAATAGTTGACGGGAGTCGGAACCATCCCCATTCCGAGCACCTTCATCCCTCCCGCATTGAGTCCGGCAGTCAAATATTCAAAAAGAATCGGGGAATGCGAACGTGCATCATATCCTACCGCAACGTACTCGCCGAACGCTCTCATCTCATCGGCTAAAGCATACCCCAAACGGGTAATCGTCTCTTCATTCAACTCTTTTTCATAAATTCCACGGATATCATATTCACGATAAATAGACATAGTTTCCCTTTTCAATCAACATTAACAAATTATACAACGAGGTGGTTAAAAGAGTCTTTTATGGGGCACAAGCCCCATCCAGAAGAATAGTGAAGAAGTGTTACAACAGTGTTAAGAAGGTTTAAATTAAGCGCGGATTCTGCGCGTGGGCATCGCGCCGAGCGAAACTCAGCGTTAGCGTAGCCAATCGGGACGTGTTCCGATGGCGTGTTAAATCATATAGCTCTTTTAAATTCGGGATACGCTTCAAGTCCGCATTCGCTGACATCAAGCCCTTGAACCTGATCCTCGTCCGTAGCGCGAAACGGTATAAATTTATTAAGCAGATAGATGATGGTAAATGACACGGTAAAGACAAATACCGCCATCACCCCGACCCCTTTGAGCTGGTTTAGGAATGTTATACCATTTGCATGATCAGCGGCAAAAAGACCCACAGCAAGGGTTCCCCAAATACCGTTGACCAAATGAACCGACAATGCTCCAACCGGATCGTCGATACGGAAACGGTCAAATAATGGTACCGCGAGAACGACCAATGCCCCTCCGATTCCCCCGATCAAAATTGAATCAATCATCGTATATAAATGGGGACCTGCCGTGATCGCTACCAACCCGCCAAGTGCGCCGTTAAGAATCATCGTAATATCAAAAAGTTTATATCGAGCATAAATAGCGATACCGGCGATAATCGCGCCGGAGAGTCCTGCGGTATTGGTATTAAAGATCGTCAATGCGACACTATCCGCCGCCTCTTTGGTCGAAATTGATCCTACCGAACCGCCGTTAAATCCAAACCATCCGATCCATAACAACATCGCCCCTAAAACGACCAAAGGGATATTCGAAGCGGGAATTACGCGGATTTGATTTCCGACATAACGTCCTTTACGTGCACCGATCACCAAAATCGCCGCAAGCAATGCCCATCCGCCCGTGGAATGGATAACGGTTGAGCCGGCCAAATCGACAAAGTTCAGATCAAACATCGTATCTTTGAGCCAATCGCTTCCCCAGCTGATATTCACTGCCGTCGGATAGATTAACGCACCCATAATCACCGTGAAAAGAGTCAACGGCAAAAGGCGGGCTCGTTCACCCACCCCACCGCTCATAATGTTAATGGCCTTACCGACAAATGCCATCTGGAACATAAAAAAGGCCCATTGGCTCATCGTTGTACTTTGAAAATCACCGAATGCCAAATGAAATCCGACCAAGATAAAGGCCATCGACGCAACCGCGTAAATCATAACGTTTACCGTCAAAACGCTGGAGACGTTTTTGGTT
Encoded proteins:
- a CDS encoding response regulator transcription factor, translated to MEDDLLFGESIADVLAEEGFEVSLCRNGQEALDETYKNQFDLYLLDINVPLIDGLSLLKELRRANDLTPSIYLTSHQEIETLSQAFEIGADDYLKKPFHTDELLVRIHALLRRIKGKARHCVGELCLDELHKCVLMEGREIPFSLKEYQLMALFIRNAGEIVTKEMIMDTLWNPSEMISDGAIRVYINRLKQEIGSESIVNIRGVGYRLVS
- a CDS encoding phosphomannomutase/phosphoglucomutase, producing the protein MSIYREYDIRGIYEKELNEETITRLGYALADEMRAFGEYVAVGYDARSHSPILFEYLTAGLNAGGMKVLGMGMVPTPVNYFCNYQDFGGKTACASVMITGSHNPSEYNGFKITINKLPFFGESIYALGRKIETLPFPPKVERHVTEIDALSRYKRFMVESFGHLRGMNERIVYDCGNGVAGLAIEDIFNELGLKTKGIYVDPDGTFPNHHPDPSEEHNLEDIKKLLSAEGDIAFAYDGDADRIAVLTPKNNIKGDMMALLFALKMKNPTVIGEVKCSQVMYDTLRARGATAVMYKTGHSNLKVKMKELHADLACEVSGHVFFADRYFGYDDAIYATLRMLELVKEGVDLDAEIAKLPKVFSTEEIKVKTTEQEKFPLMAKLKELLQTPPASFPPIKEIIDVDGVRVIFDQGWGLVRASNTTPVLVTRFESTDADEAKHYEEALNALIQEAKNQLEVK
- a CDS encoding HAMP domain-containing sensor histidine kinase, producing MFRSFTIALASLYVTTTGVLIAGIYYVHQVLGVEQWGIIAFVSLIITLVVGGVLAKIAITPLREHFAHLERFSKETLHELNLPINTITANVQMLRKTHNDEKSLKRLERIEAAAEMLKERYNELDYLIKKQTERESIDSFDLRELLEERLGFLRSLYPKVVWNLEIEPYSVKCDRIGLGKVIDNLVENGVKYSPQIPHITIKLHDQTLSLCDQGAGMDEITLMRIYDRYFQNDTTMPGYGIGLSLVKRYCDRHHIVLNVASRVGEGTCVKLEFKKGE
- the pyrC gene encoding dihydroorotase translates to MKTVTLTMPLDMHLHLRDGEMLETVAPLTSYSFSGALIMPNLVPPVTTKEMVKEYKKRIKHAIGRDDFEPYMTLFYQNYSRAFLEDVQDHITAIKIYPSGATTNSEGGVVNFDIEPMRETLEAMSDLGIVLSVHGETNGFVMDREAEFMSVYEKLAINFPKLKIIMEHITTADAVAMLDKYENLYATITVHHLIITLDDVAGGMLRPHLFCKPIAKRPEDRAALLKVALEAHPKVMFGSDSAPHPKHTKESCGCGAGVFTAPIALQLLCEVFEAHDKLDNLQAFVSDNAQQIYGICAEFKEVVLVKHDFVVPDIYGTVVPMRAGETLKWSIERVD
- a CDS encoding ammonium transporter produces the protein MDTAYVIDTLFALFSITLIILMVPGFAMLEAGLVRTKNVSSVLTVNVMIYAVASMAFILVGFHLAFGDFQSTTMSQWAFFMFQMAFVGKAINIMSGGVGERARLLPLTLFTVIMGALIYPTAVNISWGSDWLKDTMFDLNFVDLAGSTVIHSTGGWALLAAILVIGARKGRYVGNQIRVIPASNIPLVVLGAMLLWIGWFGFNGGSVGSISTKEAADSVALTIFNTNTAGLSGAIIAGIAIYARYKLFDITMILNGALGGLVAITAGPHLYTMIDSILIGGIGGALVVLAVPLFDRFRIDDPVGALSVHLVNGIWGTLAVGLFAADHANGITFLNQLKGVGVMAVFVFTVSFTIIYLLNKFIPFRATDEDQVQGLDVSECGLEAYPEFKRAI